The segment AGCAGAATTTGAGCCAGAAGGTCGGATAAATCACGTTGCAAGCAGGCACCGTGGTGGTCCTTCCCAGAGGATCTGACCTCCGGTTCAACCTCTCGCCCCATGGATGCACCCATCCATGGGGCTTTTTTACGCCCCTACGAAGGTGAAAAATTATTCAAATATTTTTGTTGATATCAGATTGCTTATCCTGTAACTTTCAGTCAAATTCTCTTTCCATGAGGTTTACAACATGTTTCGTTTCATTTTCTGCCTTGTTTTGGGTTTGAGTGCCAGTGTTGCCTATGCAGAAACTGCTACCATCAGCGTCAGCAACCTGCCTGCAAAAACTTCTGTTAGAATTTACATTGGTGATGGCAAAACGTATTCGATGACGGTCACATCTGACGAAAAAGGAAATGCGTCTGCAACTTTCACTGTGTCCGAAATTCCGGAGAACGGTTCAGCCAAATGGACCGCCCACGCGGAATATGGCAAGACACCCACCAGAAAATCGAACAGTCGCTGGTCTGTTCAAGGCAAAAAGGCTTCCACTTCAATCAAGTTTTAAGCCCACTAATTCAAAGCAGTTTCACTTATTCCATTCCGGTGATAGTGTTTCTGGATCAGCCAAGCTATCAAGGGCTTTTTCAAGATTCTCATTGAGTTTCTGTTTGCCAGGGGATATTCTTGTTGATCAGGAGCTTCCAATGATGTTTCGCATTTTTGTTCTGCTGTGTCTGCCAATGCCTGTCCTGGCGGCTGATTTCCCCAAACCAACTGTGCCAGACGAGCCTGTAAGGAAAGCATATTCCGCTGAACGAGCGGCAAATTACCTGGATGGGGCCAGTTTGGAGTGGACGGAACGATATCAGTGTGCTACTTGTCACACCAATGTGCCTTACATGTTGGCCCGACCACATATTCGTGGTGGTGATGCTCAACCGATGAAAGAAATTCGTTCTTTTCTGGAAGAATCGGTCGATAGCTGGGATACCAAACCACCGCGGGCAGATTACAATGTGCTGGCTACGGCGTTTGCGCTGGCGGGCAATGATGCTGCCACCACAGGAAAATTACACCCCAAAACACGCAAGGCACTGGATCGGATCTGGACATTGCAAAAAGCAGATGGTTCCTGGAAATGGCCCGACTGTGATTGGCCCCCACTGGAGCATGACCAGTTCTATGGAGTAGCATTTGTTGCGGTGGCGGTCGCAATTGCACCGGAAGAATACTGGAAAAGCCCCAAGGCCAAAGAAGGTTTAAAGAAGATCCGTATCTATTTAACGAATAATCCCCCGCCTGACCTGCACCACCAGACCACGCTGTTGTGGGCGAGCACGGTGGTGCCTGATCTGCTTACCAAAGACCAGCAGCTGGCGACGATCAATTCATTAAGAAAACTTCAGAAGGCTGATGGTAGCTGGTGCCTGCCCTCATTGGGAACTTACCACCGTAAAGACGCTGAAAAAACTCTTAATGATCCCACCGGGCCTGGGGACGGTTATGCCACCGGCTTCGTGATGTATGTACTTTTACAGCATGGAGTTAAGCCAGATGATCCTCAGATTGTCAAAGCACTCCAGTGGCTGAAAAGCAACCAGCGTGAATCAGGCAGGTGGTTTACCAGATCGCTCAAAGTGGACAAGCGACATTTCATCACCAACGCAGGAAGTGCTTTTGCTGTGTTGGCTTTGCATGCTGCGGGTGAGAAACTGGATGCGGGCACGCCACAAAAATGAGGACGACCGTCGCGGCCGAAGGAAGAGAAACGACTACTACTAAACTGATCAGTCAACAACGCAATTTTGTATGAATGCCTGTTTCGGGGGAAAATGAATACTTGAATTATATCAATTTATACCCATTTATACACGAAACGAGATATAAATGCCCAAAGTGCTGTATAAGTGGCTATAAATTGCTATAAATCGGAAATATTAATGAATATTTGTTCATTAAATCGGCCCAAAATGCACCTCACGAGCCGTGACTGTGGGAATGGCCCCCACTTCCACCCGCATCTTCAATCTGAGCTGTTGCCACGACTAGGTGGGAAAGGTGAATACCTTTGAGGCCACCCAGCTTCTGTGAAAGGGTGCGCAGTTCATCGGCTGGCCCACGTAAAGCGATTGATTCCATGCACAGATCGTGGGTGATATGCACATGCATTGTGGCCACCACATAATCACCGTGCTGGTGTTGCAGTTCGATCATTTTTTCTGCCAGATGGCTCCGATGATGGTCGTAAACAACCGTTAAATTGGCCGCAACCAGCGAATGATCGTGCTGCCAGGTCTGGGTGGTGAGTTTTTCCCGCAATAAGTGCCGGATGGCTTCGCTTCGGGTGGGGAGTTGATTGTCCTTGCAATACTGATCGAATTCCTGCAGCAAATCCTCTTCCAAAGAAACTGAAAATCGTACTAAATCGGACATCGCTGCCTCAAGTGCAGGGCGTTAATGGTCGGAGTGTTCGTAGCGAAGGTGCAGGTAAATATACAGGTTCGCAACAATATAGTACCCCAATGCTGGTCCAAATGCAAATGCATAGAGGCTGGTATCGAACGCCTGAGTGAAAATCGGGAAGAAAGTACTTAACGCTGATTCGTTTCTGGGCATAGATGGGCCAAACGACATCGTGAGGTAAATCGGAATGATGGTGGGGATCGCTGCCACCAGGGAGGTCATGATTGCACCTGCCTGGTAAATTAACGCCCGTTGGCGATGTACCTTCAGCAGTTGAATCCAATCGCTGATGATCTGCTTAGGGTTCGCCTGTTCTACCACACGAATGGGGATTGCGAACGTACCCAGTAACATGATCAGTACCACGACAATCGAGATGATTTTCAGCACAATCACCAGAAGGGTGGTGACAATACTTGCAAGGTTATCGCTGAGGTTGCTGACCAGCTTGCTGATCTGTTCAGGTGCCAGATTCAGCAGATACAGCACCAGAAAACCACCTCCATAGATAGCCAGCATAATCAGTAGTACTTGGACAAATTCAGGGACAATGCCACGAATTGCCTGCATCGGACTGACTCGTTTTGCCGTTGTCGCCTCTTCATGGGCTTGTTTCGAAATCAGGGTGAATAAACCAGCCGCGGCGGCGAGACTCACTGAGTAAGTTATCAATTTCGTCAGCCAGATTGCTTCCGTAATGCGGAAGGCGAAATAACCCAGAATGACGATTGTAAATGCCACTACCGCACACCAAAGTGCAGAAGTCAGCAATTTGTGGGATTTCAGAGCTGCATCAAATGCGGTTAATAGCTCATCGACCAACCCACGCACCCCCACAGATTGCAGCCGTAGTGGGTCGTGCATTCCCGTCGATGTGGTGGTATTGCTGGATGAAGAACCGCTGCGATGTAATGGTGGTGGGGTGGCATGATGCGGCTTCGCTTCTTCCGAAGTGATCGATTCTTCTTCCGCTTCAAACTCTTTCGGCAACGGGCGGGGTTCCGGAGCAATCAATCGTGGCCCACCGTGGATCAGATCAGCAAATTCGGCAATCCATTCCAGTTCCCGCCATTCATCTTCTGGTGATCGCCTGGCCATGCTGTTTTTTGGGATAACACCATGTTCCATGTGTCGTCTAACAGCAGCGGTACTTTTGGCAGAGATCGTGCGGCCATCAGGCAGCCGGACAAGCCAGGGATCATAATGTTCTTTCATCGAATTTTCATATTTTGGGATTTGCCTTTAGTGGAAGAATAGCAGATTTGTAGTACCACGGCGTTGGATTCAACCAGCCAGTTGGGATTGGTTTGCACTGCAAAGTCGCTATATTCATCCTAACCGATACAACCAGAGGAATTTGGTAATGGTTTCTGCCAGGCAGGCACATCTGTTGTTTTTTTTCGTCTTGATCGGCATCTTTATCTACACTGGTATTCGGTATACCAAGAAAGTGTTGACGCCTCGGCGGGATGGATATACCCAATCGGCAATTCTGCGCTGGTCGAAACAAATTCAAGCGATGGAAGACGGCGAGAATATCCACGAGACTAACAATTACCCCAACCCACCGATTATGGCACAACTTTTGTGGCCTTTCTCGGAAATTGCCACGGGGAATGCGTTTGGCAAATACAGCCCCGCCGTGGCTGCGTTATTATGGTTCTTTTTGAAAATTGGCATGGCCTGGTTGTGCATCGACTGGGCCTTCAAAATGGTGGAAGATCCCGAACATCCCATGCCCGTGTGGGCGAAATTTCTGGCGATCGGGCTGAGTTTGCGCCCAATTATGGGTGACCTGACCCATGGAAACATCAATATCTTCATCCTTTTTCTGGTGATGGCCACTTTAATGGCCTATCGGAAAGGGTGGCACATCACTGC is part of the Zavarzinella sp. genome and harbors:
- a CDS encoding prenyltransferase/squalene oxidase repeat-containing protein gives rise to the protein MMFRIFVLLCLPMPVLAADFPKPTVPDEPVRKAYSAERAANYLDGASLEWTERYQCATCHTNVPYMLARPHIRGGDAQPMKEIRSFLEESVDSWDTKPPRADYNVLATAFALAGNDAATTGKLHPKTRKALDRIWTLQKADGSWKWPDCDWPPLEHDQFYGVAFVAVAVAIAPEEYWKSPKAKEGLKKIRIYLTNNPPPDLHHQTTLLWASTVVPDLLTKDQQLATINSLRKLQKADGSWCLPSLGTYHRKDAEKTLNDPTGPGDGYATGFVMYVLLQHGVKPDDPQIVKALQWLKSNQRESGRWFTRSLKVDKRHFITNAGSAFAVLALHAAGEKLDAGTPQK
- the nikR gene encoding nickel-responsive transcriptional regulator NikR, with protein sequence MSDLVRFSVSLEEDLLQEFDQYCKDNQLPTRSEAIRHLLREKLTTQTWQHDHSLVAANLTVVYDHHRSHLAEKMIELQHQHGDYVVATMHVHITHDLCMESIALRGPADELRTLSQKLGGLKGIHLSHLVVATAQIEDAGGSGGHSHSHGS
- a CDS encoding glycosyltransferase family 87 protein produces the protein MVSARQAHLLFFFVLIGIFIYTGIRYTKKVLTPRRDGYTQSAILRWSKQIQAMEDGENIHETNNYPNPPIMAQLLWPFSEIATGNAFGKYSPAVAALLWFFLKIGMAWLCIDWAFKMVEDPEHPMPVWAKFLAIGLSLRPIMGDLTHGNINIFILFLVMATLMAYRKGWHITAGVVLGLAIAAKVTPALFVVYFAWKRQLLLLLSCLVGLVLFFFSDPHGVVCNS